Proteins from a single region of Ogataea parapolymorpha DL-1 chromosome IV, whole genome shotgun sequence:
- a CDS encoding TFIIF (Transcription Factor II) largest subunit — protein MSNIKSEGSTRYEYFPLRACTEKDIEDTHYHILKFHSVKKVNPQKDFEEPARLHRKDPKNLQFQLSLKELEQRRIEERKNELLKEQKKRELLAQQGIKTEELPTVILDDDVDWSKLPEAERRWREEERQRREEEAAREAKRELEMSVVAPDGGARQSRRPFFKRKTRQVKVFDDNKRKLRYEEYYPWVLEDYDAKQAWIGNYEAGNTDNYCLLMLDNQNKCFKMIPVEKFYKFTPRNKYATLTLEEAEAKMKENSQTSRWIMRKMQDEVERGERVDFRYRKMRATSQRAEDVKRSDDETLDFDDEFQDDEEAPILEGNEEESKLVEKKIKSEQLRANNLIEKDEGDDLDDLFETRKIDKEGKKLRRALAKNAMNEVYDTDDEEDPYLSESEMEEVETQQSADAKIKQEETGELPVISIRRTTPQIKVKSYRDGFVVLKASKEVLSEFPAGEWNPKTAIKRSMSPESVSPKKIKVKLEGDSGPITKADVDALVANGPIPLQTLVRQLKHKVSLDPNYKDELKRILRENFIVKDKMVMKRG, from the coding sequence ATGTCTAACATCAAATCCGAGGGCAGTACTAGGTACGAGTATTTCCCGCTGCGTGCGTGCACCGAGAAGGACATTGAGGATACTCATTACCATATTTTGAAGTTCCACTCGGTGAAGAAAGTGAACCCGCAGAAGGACTTTGAGGAGCCCGCAAGACTACACAGAAAAGATCCCAAGAACCTGCAGTTCCAACTGTCCttgaaggagctggagcaaaGGCGAATCGAGGAGCGCAAAAATGAGCTGCTAAAGGAACAGAAAAAGCGGGAATTGCTTGCGCAGCAGGGTATCAAGACAGAGGAACTGCCAACggtgattttggacgacgacgtcgactGGTCGAAATTGCCTGAGGCGGAGCGTCGGTGGAGGGAGGAAGAGCGTCAGCGTCGCGAAGAGGAGGCCGCTAGAGAGGCCAAGCGAGAACTGGAGATGTCTGTGGTGGCGCCAGACGGAGGAGCTCGTCAAAGCAGACGGCCATTTTTCAAGCGCAAGACGAGACAGGTcaaggtgtttgacgacaaCAAGAGGAAGCTGCGGTACGAGGAATATTATCCGTGGGTTCTGGAGGACTATGATGCCAAACAAGCGTGGATCGGAAATTATGAGGCAGGAAATACAGATAATTACTGTCTGTTGATGCTGGACAACCAAAACAAGTGTTTCAAGATGATTCCGGTGGAAAAGTTCTACAAATTCACGCCGCGCAACAAGTACGCTACGCTGACGTTGGAGGAGGCTGAAGCCAAGATGAAGGAAAACAGCCAGACTTCCAGATGGATTATGAGAAAGATGCAGGACGAGGTCGAGAGGGGAGAGCGGGTCGATTTCCGGTACAGGAAAATGAGAGCCACTTCACAGCGGGCTGAGGACGTGAAACGGTCGGATGACGAAACTCTGGATTTTGATGACGAGttccaggacgacgaggaagcTCCGATTCTTGAAGGTAATGAGGAGGAAAGCAAGCTtgtggagaaaaaaatcaagagTGAACAGCTTCGTGCTAACAACCTGATTGAAAAAGACGAGGGCGACGATTTGGACGATTTGTTTGAGACGCGAAAGATCGACAAGGAAGGCAAGAAGTTGAGAAGAGCTCTGGCAAAGAACGCCATGAACGAAGTGTACGATacagacgacgaggaagaccCGTATCTTTCAGAAAGTGAGATGGAGGAGGTTGAAACGCAGCAGTCTGCAGACGCAAAGATCAAACAGGAGGAAACAGGAGAATTACCTGTAATTTCGATCCGCAGAACAACACCGCAGATCAAAGTCAAGTCTTATCGCGACGGATTTGTGGTTTTGAAGGCAAGTAAGGAGGTTTTGAGTGAGTTCCCGGCAGGCGAGTGGAACCCTAAAACAGCAATCAAGCGTTCCATGTCGCCTGAGAGCGTGTCCCcgaagaagatcaaggTCAAGCTTGAGGGTGATTCGGGACCTATCACCAAGGCAGACGTGGATGCACTGGTTGCTAATGGTCCGATCCCGCTCCAGACACTTGTCAGACAGCTCAAGCACAAGGTTAGTCTGGATCCAAACTATAAGGACGAATTGAAGAGAATTCTGAGAGAGAACTTCATTGTCAAGGATAAGATGGTGATGAAGCGAGGATAA
- a CDS encoding FAM203 family protein HGH1, which produces MVSELEELVEFLHAPQYKIREIALENLVQFSPSGRNPALFKHNNCEPVKDLKNLSKEKDPAVVMNSLTILANLCDDLEFRKLIVEDEDFVKYLIQQLVNLKNTNADLMCILLANLAKSDEILKVFDLQVDLGQTDREVFKSNHCMDCLMDLFVKGADRKLNKYATYDYLSYFFADVSRFPRGREYFVTEQEYDHVVPIAKLLVFTEKYDSKTRREGVVYTIKNSLFDTDRHMELLEDERINILPYIIGPFALAENKGLKDDEIFDLPEELQLLGPDKKIEPLKELLVAHLESVLLLCVTKEGREYLRGKSVYPLIRELHKVAKDEKVEELCDKVVQMLMRDEPVEDQAAEDQEEGSDDEKITEII; this is translated from the exons ATGGTTTCGGAGCTCGAAGAA CTTGTGGAATTTTTACATGCTCCCCAGTACAAAATTAGGGAGATAGCTCTGGAAAACTTGGTACAATTCTCGCCCTCCGGACGGAACCCAGCGCTTTTCAAGCACAACAATTGCGAGCCTGTCAAGGATCTCAAGAATCTGAGCAAGGAGAAAGACCCAGCAGTAGTGATGAATTCTCTTACTATTCTGGCTAATCTCTGTGATGACCTCGAGTTCCGCAAATTGATTGTCGAGGATGAGGATTTTGTTAAATATCTAATTCAACAACTAGTCAATTTGAAGAACACAAACGCAGATCTCATGTGTATACTTCTTGCCAATCTTGCCAAAAGCGATGAGATCCTTAAAGTATTTGATTTACAGGTGGATCTCGGCCAAACCGACAGAGAAGTCTTCAAGAGCAACCACTGTATGGACTGCTTAATGGACCTGTTTGTCAAGGGAGCAGATcgcaagctcaacaaataTGCCACCTACGACTACCTCTCATACTTCTTTGCGGATGTCTCCCGCTTTCCTCGGGGGCGAGAATACTTTGTCACCGAGCAGGAGTACGACCATGTTGTTCCTATTGCCAAACTGCTGGTTTTCACAGAAAAATACGATTCCAAGACGAGGAGGGAAGGTGTCGTCTACACGATTAAAAATTCGCTTTTCGACACCGACCGTCAcatggagctgctggaagacgAGAGAATTAATATTTTGCCCTACATCATTGGTCCGTTTGCTTTGGCCGAGAATAAAGGTCTGAAAGACGATGAAATATTTGATCTGCCTGAAgagctgcagctcctcggtCCAGACAAGAAAATCGAGCCTCTCAAGGAGCTACTGGTGGCGCATCTGGAGAGTGTCTTGCTGCTCTGTGTTACAAAGGAAGGCAGGGAGTATCTGAGAGGAAAGAGCGTGTATCCGCTCATAAGAGAGCTACATAAGGTTGCCAAAGACGAgaaggtggaggagctttGTGACAAAGTGGTCCAGATGCTGATGCGGGACGAGCCGGTGGAGGACCAGGCTGCGGAGGACCAGGAGGAGGGCTCTGATGATGAAAAGATTACGGAGATAATTTAA
- a CDS encoding Cytochrome b-c1 complex subunit, protein MYSAIFNTFFKRNAAFVGTVFAGAFVFQAYFDVAVTKWYENRNKGKLWKDVKLQLQAGDDEDEDDE, encoded by the coding sequence atGTATTCCGCCATCTTCAACACCTTCTTCAAGAGAAATGCAGCATTTGTTGGAACCGTGTTTGCTGGTGCATTTGTGTTTCAAGCGTACTTTGATGTTGCTGTGACCAAGTGGTACGAAAACAGAAACAAGGGCAAGCTGTGGAAGGACGTCAAGCTCCAATTGCAAGCTGGtgacgatgaagatgaagacgacgagtaA